The following are encoded together in the Candidatus Dormiibacterota bacterium genome:
- a CDS encoding MbcA/ParS/Xre antitoxin family protein: protein MATAPLAVEERAVALKAFQRICGQWGLDDDRQAVLLAVHPRSIKRWKEHPENATLHRDQVERISYVLGIYNGLHAILDESPFADEWIHRENRDFGGRTPLQRMLAGNVGDLAFVRHYVDAWRAGW from the coding sequence ATGGCAACAGCGCCCCTCGCGGTAGAAGAAAGAGCCGTTGCCCTGAAGGCATTCCAGCGTATCTGCGGACAATGGGGGCTCGACGACGACAGGCAGGCCGTCCTGCTAGCAGTTCACCCTCGCTCGATCAAGCGTTGGAAAGAGCACCCTGAGAACGCAACCCTCCATCGCGATCAGGTGGAGCGGATATCGTACGTGCTTGGCATATACAACGGACTTCACGCCATCCTCGACGAGTCGCCATTTGCCGACGAATGGATACATCGAGAGAATCGCGACTTCGGCGGGAGAACGCCATTACAGCGTATGCTCGCCGGCAACGTTGGCGATCTGGCCTTCGTTCGACACTACGTCGATGCATGGCGGGCAGGTTGGTAG
- a CDS encoding RES family NAD+ phosphorylase, translated as MVAVKIAWPRAHRIVSRQDAPISAFDKLVDNPLELEALLRVEALTNPLARDAFKTLPAIPVSRRYNGPLAGLIMTPFVIPRTSRFSNGSYGVLYAGYEENTALRESAHHQSLRLNASKAPAGIAISMHGFLVDV; from the coding sequence TTGGTAGCGGTCAAGATCGCGTGGCCTCGGGCACATCGTATCGTGAGTCGACAAGACGCCCCCATCAGCGCTTTCGATAAACTCGTCGACAACCCACTCGAGCTAGAGGCGCTCCTTCGCGTCGAAGCGCTAACGAATCCACTCGCTCGCGACGCCTTCAAAACGCTGCCTGCAATTCCCGTCAGCAGGAGATACAACGGCCCCCTCGCCGGACTCATCATGACGCCGTTCGTCATACCCAGAACGTCGAGATTCTCGAATGGATCCTATGGCGTGCTGTATGCCGGTTACGAAGAGAACACGGCGTTAAGGGAATCGGCCCATCACCAAAGCCTACGCCTGAATGCGTCAAAGGCCCCAGCCGGAATTGCGATCAGCATGCATGGCTTCTTGGTGGATGTC